In one Pseudomonas tensinigenes genomic region, the following are encoded:
- a CDS encoding PAAR domain-containing protein translates to MAGKPVARLGDPGSHGGNISTGSSPIFVNSMPVALVGDIYSCPLHGSNPITTGAPHVFGLGKDVGHVGSQTACGATITAGSPDTFVGESGGGASTSFFSQFLKEKTFVEFQLLNEKDEPIANEAYELTLPDGTLMTGVLDENGFVHVANIPRGSCSIKFPKLEDTEHL, encoded by the coding sequence CAAGGCTCGGAGACCCAGGGAGTCACGGCGGAAACATTTCCACTGGATCAAGTCCTATTTTTGTTAATTCAATGCCCGTGGCATTGGTAGGAGATATCTATTCCTGTCCTCTTCACGGCAGCAACCCCATAACGACGGGCGCTCCCCATGTTTTCGGTTTGGGGAAAGACGTTGGCCATGTTGGCTCCCAAACAGCATGCGGAGCGACGATTACTGCCGGATCACCCGACACCTTCGTCGGTGAGTCTGGTGGTGGCGCTTCCACTAGCTTCTTCTCGCAGTTTCTGAAAGAAAAGACTTTTGTCGAGTTTCAGTTGCTTAACGAAAAAGATGAGCCCATCGCCAATGAGGCGTATGAACTGACGCTGCCGGATGGAACCTTGATGACTGGCGTCCTTGACGAAAATGGCTTTGTGCATGTTGCAAATATTCCTAGAGGGAGTTGCAGCATAAAGTTTCCGAAAC